One segment of Candidatus Schekmanbacteria bacterium DNA contains the following:
- a CDS encoding GTPase Era, with translation MAENNFEGEGREFRCGFIALVGRPNTGKSTLLNRILDTKIAITSAKPQTTRNRITGILNGEDYQAIFLDTPGINVKKGLMRSHLVKIALSTLNYADIVLFIIDAKAGIKKDDIVILDKIEKVDAMKILLINKIDLLKKEELLPLIDSLKKYEFIEEFIPISAKRGTNLKRLISVVVDNLPIAPRYFEADIITDRPEEFLFAEYIREKIYRLLQEELPYCVHVEVEEIKERKEGLIYVSANIFVEKESQKGIIIGKKGEMIKEIGSRARKDIEYFTGCKVYLDLRVYVKKKWTENEKLLHKYGYTSDEN, from the coding sequence ATGGCTGAAAATAATTTTGAAGGGGAAGGCAGAGAATTTAGATGTGGTTTTATTGCCTTGGTAGGGCGTCCTAATACGGGAAAGTCAACTCTACTGAATAGAATCTTAGACACTAAAATTGCAATCACTTCTGCAAAACCTCAAACTACGAGAAACAGGATAACAGGAATCCTGAATGGGGAAGACTATCAGGCAATCTTTCTTGATACTCCGGGTATAAATGTCAAGAAGGGATTGATGAGAAGCCATCTTGTCAAGATTGCCTTAAGCACTCTAAATTATGCAGATATAGTGCTCTTTATCATAGATGCAAAAGCAGGTATAAAGAAAGATGATATTGTAATCTTGGATAAGATTGAAAAGGTTGATGCAATGAAAATCCTTCTAATCAACAAAATCGACCTTTTAAAAAAAGAAGAGCTTTTGCCTCTAATCGATTCTTTGAAAAAATATGAGTTTATCGAAGAATTTATCCCAATTTCAGCAAAACGCGGGACTAATCTCAAAAGGCTTATTTCCGTAGTCGTTGATAATCTGCCAATTGCGCCAAGGTATTTTGAAGCGGATATAATTACAGATCGTCCTGAAGAATTCCTTTTTGCTGAATATATTCGTGAAAAGATTTATCGTCTTTTGCAGGAGGAATTGCCCTATTGTGTCCATGTGGAGGTCGAAGAGATAAAAGAGCGCAAAGAAGGCCTTATTTATGTATCAGCAAATATATTTGTTGAAAAAGAATCACAAAAGGGTATCATCATTGGCAAAAAGGGAGAAATGATAAAAGAAATAGGCAGTAGAGCGCGAAAGGATATTGAATATTTTACAGGGTGCAAAGTTTATCTTGACTTGAGAGTATATGTTAAAAAAAAATGGACAGAGAATGAAAAATTACTTCATAAATATGGCTATACCTCTGATGAAAATTGA
- a CDS encoding divalent metal cation transporter: protein MPAVKRERRGLGRFLILLTLIGPGIITSSADNDAGGIATYTLAGAQEGYSLLWALFLTTLALVVIQEMSARMGVVTGKGLADLIREKFSMRTTFFTMLLLVVGNLTVTIAEFAGIAAGFELLGVSRLLSVPLMALIIWLIVIKGSYIAVERVMLFFCLIYFTYVVSGFMAQPDWNEVVAGLVHPTFKFETGYINLFIALVGTTITPWMQFYLQASVVDKGLKKENYKFLKWDVYIGSFITDFVAMFIIIAAAATLYANGNREVNDAFQAALALKPLAGNYAFILFSIGLLNASVLGAIILPLSTSYAVSEAFGWESGLGKKFHSAPKFFWFYTVILAIGAGFILIPNLKLIMVMLISQTVNGILLPIILILMLKLINDKSIMGENVNTLGQNILSIITASILIVLTFLLLLGIFYPPSMDYLASLFQGR from the coding sequence ATGCCAGCTGTAAAAAGAGAAAGACGAGGATTAGGGCGTTTTTTGATACTGCTTACCCTGATTGGTCCCGGAATAATTACATCGAGCGCCGACAATGACGCAGGCGGCATTGCTACCTATACTCTTGCAGGTGCGCAGGAGGGATATAGCCTCCTTTGGGCTCTTTTCCTTACCACTTTGGCGTTAGTCGTAATTCAGGAGATGTCTGCAAGAATGGGAGTTGTCACGGGCAAGGGACTTGCTGATTTGATTCGTGAGAAATTCTCGATGAGGACAACCTTTTTTACTATGCTTCTTTTGGTGGTAGGAAACCTTACTGTAACTATAGCAGAATTTGCTGGTATTGCCGCTGGTTTTGAACTTTTGGGAGTAAGCAGGCTTCTTTCTGTTCCCCTTATGGCGCTTATAATATGGCTGATTGTCATAAAGGGGAGCTATATTGCCGTGGAAAGAGTTATGCTCTTTTTTTGTCTTATTTATTTTACATATGTTGTGTCAGGTTTTATGGCGCAGCCGGATTGGAATGAAGTGGTTGCAGGGTTAGTGCATCCAACATTCAAATTTGAAACTGGTTATATAAACCTTTTTATTGCTCTTGTTGGCACAACGATAACACCTTGGATGCAGTTTTATCTTCAGGCGTCGGTAGTGGATAAGGGGTTGAAGAAGGAAAATTACAAGTTTTTGAAATGGGATGTCTATATTGGGTCTTTTATAACAGATTTCGTTGCAATGTTTATTATTATTGCAGCTGCAGCCACCCTATATGCTAACGGTAATCGGGAAGTCAATGATGCTTTTCAAGCTGCCCTTGCCCTCAAACCTTTGGCTGGCAATTACGCCTTTATCCTTTTTTCTATTGGATTACTGAATGCATCTGTGCTTGGCGCCATTATTCTGCCTCTTTCTACATCCTATGCAGTAAGTGAAGCATTTGGATGGGAATCCGGATTGGGCAAAAAATTTCATTCAGCTCCAAAGTTTTTTTGGTTTTATACGGTAATTCTTGCTATTGGTGCAGGCTTTATTTTAATTCCAAATTTAAAACTTATTATGGTTATGCTGATATCTCAGACAGTAAATGGGATACTACTTCCTATTATTCTGATTCTAATGCTCAAATTGATAAACGATAAATCCATAATGGGAGAAAATGTCAATACATTGGGACAGAATATTCTCTCAATAATAACTGCTTCAATTTTGATTGTTTTGACATTTCTTCTTCTTTTAGGCATTTTTTATCCGCCTTCTATGGATTATCTTGCCTCTTTATTTCAAGGTCGATAA
- a CDS encoding HNH endonuclease: MDSGVYKYFKNSSVLVLNASYEVINICNIKRAIIMILKGVAVAEENTDRYYHSPSFKIPVPSVIRINRYVRIKYQLVSFTRKNIFLRDNFTCYYCNKKFKPKDLTLDHVLPKSKGGWNNWDNIVTACIPCNKKKGNRTPEEANMKLRKKPKEPTIPIYIQIIRNLSASKQQWNKYLFLDN; encoded by the coding sequence ATGGACAGCGGCGTTTACAAATATTTTAAGAATTCTTCTGTGCTTGTGCTTAATGCAAGCTATGAAGTCATCAACATCTGCAACATCAAAAGAGCAATTATTATGATATTAAAGGGTGTTGCAGTAGCAGAAGAAAATACTGACAGATATTATCATTCTCCATCTTTCAAAATTCCTGTTCCCTCTGTGATTAGAATAAACAGATATGTAAGGATAAAATATCAGCTTGTATCCTTTACAAGAAAAAACATTTTTCTAAGGGATAATTTTACCTGCTATTACTGCAACAAAAAATTCAAGCCGAAGGATTTAACCCTTGACCATGTTCTGCCAAAATCGAAAGGCGGATGGAACAACTGGGATAATATCGTAACTGCCTGCATTCCCTGCAACAAGAAAAAAGGCAATCGCACACCTGAAGAAGCCAATATGAAGTTGAGAAAAAAACCAAAAGAGCCCACAATTCCCATATATATTCAAATCATCAGAAATCTTTCAGCTTCAAAACAGCAATGGAACAAATACCTTTTTCTCGATAACTAA
- the dusB gene encoding tRNA dihydrouridine synthase DusB, with amino-acid sequence MKLNSFKIGKIKIYPPIILAPIAGWTNLPFRIIACEKGAGLTYTELISSEAIVRKNKKTLKMLTCDEREGNRVIQIFGANPDVMARAAKIVEDMGEKIIDINMGCSVKKVIKNGAGAYLLKSAVDAKKIMKAVVSAVSLPVTVKIRSGWNDRSINAVEISKIAEECGISAITVHPRTAVQYFKGTADWNIIKEVKQNVSIPVIGNGDVKTEEDVKRMFEETDCDAVMIGRGALGNPWIFKRAEYFITKGEKMVSPSIKEIRDTMIKHLKLNIEIFGEKRGISLFKKHSASYVKGMRGAIDFRKKIFLAKSESEAKDIIRKFFSALS; translated from the coding sequence ATGAAGCTCAATTCTTTCAAAATTGGGAAGATAAAAATTTATCCTCCAATTATTCTTGCGCCTATTGCAGGATGGACAAATCTTCCCTTTAGAATTATCGCCTGCGAAAAGGGGGCAGGACTAACCTATACAGAGCTCATAAGCTCCGAAGCCATTGTGAGGAAAAACAAAAAAACATTGAAAATGCTTACCTGCGATGAGCGTGAGGGGAATAGGGTTATTCAAATCTTTGGCGCAAATCCTGATGTAATGGCAAGAGCTGCAAAAATCGTAGAAGATATGGGAGAAAAGATTATTGATATCAATATGGGATGCTCTGTTAAAAAAGTAATAAAAAATGGAGCAGGCGCTTATCTCTTGAAATCAGCAGTTGACGCCAAAAAGATTATGAAAGCGGTTGTTTCAGCAGTATCCCTGCCGGTCACAGTCAAGATTCGCTCGGGCTGGAATGATAGAAGCATCAATGCAGTAGAAATATCCAAAATCGCTGAAGAATGCGGTATTTCTGCCATCACAGTGCATCCACGCACAGCAGTGCAGTATTTCAAAGGTACGGCAGACTGGAATATCATAAAAGAGGTCAAACAGAATGTGTCGATTCCCGTAATTGGCAATGGCGATGTCAAAACCGAAGAGGATGTGAAAAGAATGTTTGAAGAAACCGATTGTGATGCTGTGATGATTGGTAGAGGAGCATTGGGCAATCCATGGATTTTCAAAAGAGCCGAATATTTTATTACAAAAGGAGAAAAAATGGTATCTCCAAGCATAAAAGAAATCAGAGATACAATGATAAAACATCTCAAACTGAATATAGAAATATTCGGTGAAAAGAGAGGAATTTCACTATTCAAAAAACACTCAGCATCCTATGTAAAAGGAATGAGGGGTGCTATTGACTTTAGAAAAAAGATTTTTCTTGCAAAAAGCGAAAGCGAGGCAAAGGACATAATAAGGAAATTTTTCTCTGCTTTGAGCTGA
- the bioF gene encoding 8-amino-7-oxononanoate synthase: MDKELEKLKKENLYRSLRIIESAQKPKVRIEGKEFLLFSSNNYLGLSNNPIIKKKAAEALKKYGCGACASRLISGNVEPYVSLEKTIARFKGTKEALVFSSGYAANVGTISTIAESSDTIFSDALNHASIIDGCRLSRAQIKIYNHKDVNHLEDLVKKTKGRGKKIIITDSIFSMDGDIAPLGDIQKVAKKYGCLLFVDDAHATGTLGKRGRGSAEFFNINGKIDIYMGTLSKAVGSVGGFIAGKRKLIEFLINRSRSFIYSTGLPPSALAASQSALELIEKDLSYLNNLKRNEKLIKEGLEEIGYDTMESETQIIPVLMETEERAIKAFHFLFKNNIFVPAIRPPTVPKGKARLRITPMASHTRKDIEYLLDVFAKMKKAIFK; encoded by the coding sequence ATTGACAAAGAACTTGAAAAATTAAAAAAGGAAAATCTTTACAGGTCTCTTCGCATTATTGAATCAGCCCAAAAACCGAAGGTCAGGATTGAAGGCAAAGAATTCCTTCTTTTCTCATCCAACAACTATCTCGGTTTGTCGAACAATCCAATAATCAAAAAAAAGGCGGCTGAAGCGCTAAAAAAATATGGATGCGGAGCTTGCGCTTCCCGCCTGATTTCAGGAAATGTCGAACCTTATGTTTCCCTTGAAAAAACGATTGCCCGCTTTAAAGGGACCAAAGAAGCTCTTGTCTTTTCTTCAGGATACGCCGCAAATGTAGGGACAATATCAACTATTGCAGAATCATCAGATACTATCTTTTCCGATGCTTTAAATCATGCAAGCATAATAGACGGATGCCGCTTGAGCAGGGCGCAGATAAAAATTTACAATCATAAAGATGTAAACCATCTTGAAGATTTAGTTAAAAAAACAAAAGGAAGAGGGAAAAAAATCATAATCACTGATTCTATATTCAGTATGGATGGAGATATTGCGCCATTAGGAGATATTCAGAAAGTCGCGAAAAAATATGGATGCCTGCTCTTTGTGGATGACGCGCATGCAACAGGTACATTGGGAAAAAGGGGACGCGGTTCAGCCGAATTTTTCAACATCAATGGGAAGATAGACATATATATGGGTACATTGAGCAAAGCTGTAGGTAGTGTGGGGGGATTTATTGCCGGCAAGAGGAAACTGATTGAATTTCTCATAAACAGGAGTAGAAGTTTCATCTATTCCACAGGACTTCCGCCATCAGCCCTTGCCGCTTCTCAAAGCGCTCTTGAATTGATAGAAAAGGATTTATCATACCTAAACAACCTCAAAAGGAATGAAAAATTGATAAAGGAAGGCCTTGAAGAAATTGGATATGACACTATGGAGAGCGAAACACAGATAATCCCTGTGCTTATGGAGACTGAAGAACGGGCAATCAAGGCATTTCATTTCTTATTTAAAAACAATATATTTGTCCCTGCCATAAGGCCTCCTACGGTGCCAAAGGGGAAAGCCCGCCTTAGGATTACTCCAATGGCATCTCACACCAGGAAAGATATTGAATATCTTCTCGATGTTTTCGCTAAAATGAAAAAGGCAATTTTCAAATGA
- a CDS encoding CBS domain-containing protein: MYLVGEIFASEVLGRDVYDREGEVIGKLEDLLVRIKDVFPTVSALVVNIKSGKKAIIPFENIELFNRSTITANIYKNEVTETEPGENDISIAKDILDKQIVDIDGAKVVRVNDVKLGEMRGNLCIIAADIGFNAILRRIGVANIAKGLMKKVGGGKAQNLISWNYLQPVDPKVSSLTLKVTKSKLSELHPSDIASIMSQIPPKERSALFDTLELETAAEALHELEPEAQVSIIHGMDKEQASDILELMPPDEAADLLGDLPEETAQELLNLMEDEEAEDVQELLEHEDDTAGGLMTTDFLSFPPTMTVKEAFKNLRLMAPDVEMIYYIYVTDDNDKLLGVVSIKDLLLAADNTQLSAIMKEQVKSVLPDTDEEEVAEMISKYNFYAIPVVNEENVILGIITVDDIVDLVIPPPSRKKKLRV, from the coding sequence ATGTATTTAGTGGGAGAAATATTTGCCAGTGAGGTATTGGGGCGGGATGTCTATGACCGGGAAGGTGAGGTTATAGGCAAGCTTGAAGACCTTCTTGTGCGTATTAAAGATGTATTTCCAACAGTGTCTGCACTTGTTGTCAATATTAAGTCCGGCAAGAAGGCAATCATTCCTTTCGAAAATATAGAACTTTTCAATAGAAGCACAATTACGGCAAATATTTATAAGAATGAAGTTACAGAGACTGAACCGGGCGAAAATGATATTTCAATCGCAAAGGATATTCTTGATAAACAGATAGTTGATATAGACGGAGCCAAAGTTGTTAGGGTCAATGATGTTAAATTGGGTGAAATGAGAGGGAATCTTTGCATAATTGCAGCAGACATAGGATTCAACGCAATCCTCAGACGAATCGGTGTAGCTAACATTGCCAAGGGATTGATGAAGAAGGTTGGCGGAGGAAAAGCTCAAAACCTGATATCATGGAACTATTTACAGCCAGTTGACCCTAAGGTAAGCAGTTTGACCTTGAAAGTTACGAAATCGAAACTTTCTGAACTCCATCCTTCTGACATTGCATCTATAATGAGTCAAATTCCGCCAAAAGAAAGGTCTGCTCTCTTTGATACTCTTGAACTTGAAACAGCGGCAGAAGCGCTCCATGAGCTTGAACCGGAAGCGCAGGTATCCATAATTCATGGAATGGATAAGGAACAGGCATCTGATATATTGGAGTTGATGCCCCCTGATGAAGCCGCAGACTTGCTGGGTGATTTGCCTGAAGAAACAGCGCAGGAGCTACTGAATTTGATGGAAGACGAAGAGGCAGAAGATGTGCAGGAGCTTCTTGAACACGAAGATGATACAGCAGGAGGATTGATGACAACGGATTTTCTTTCCTTTCCTCCCACTATGACAGTGAAAGAGGCATTCAAGAATCTCAGATTGATGGCTCCTGATGTTGAGATGATTTATTACATATATGTTACAGACGACAATGACAAACTGCTTGGTGTTGTTTCAATAAAAGACCTTCTGTTGGCAGCAGACAATACCCAACTTTCAGCTATTATGAAAGAACAGGTAAAGAGTGTTTTGCCGGATACAGATGAAGAAGAAGTGGCAGAGATGATATCGAAATATAATTTTTATGCTATTCCTGTTGTAAACGAAGAAAATGTAATTCTTGGCATCATTACTGTTGATGACATCGTTGACTTGGTCATACCGCCTCCCTCTCGGAAGAAAAAGCTCAGAGTCTAA